A stretch of Synechococcus sp. WH 8020 DNA encodes these proteins:
- a CDS encoding amidohydrolase family protein, protein MVHRRSDTGRVVIEPSNPLLADRDPAWNVVLPQKIELFDSHFHIIDTRYPLIRNNGYLPEEFTHQDYRKRLSTFDLAGGAIISGSFHGFDQSHLLAALKSLGPKYVGVTQLPNNISDDKIIELNSAGVRALRFNLYRGGPKRITHIVSMAKRVHELANWHVELYLDSAHLEELSSALLPLPAVCIDHLGMKKEGFHHLLKLVERGHKVKATGFGRIDFDPSEAIKLLHQTNPDSLLFGTDLPSTRASIPFQLSDIHIILESLGGEAAKKVLKENAIEFYKIKSSF, encoded by the coding sequence TTGGTTCATCGACGCAGCGATACTGGCCGTGTGGTCATCGAACCGTCCAATCCATTGCTTGCTGACCGAGACCCTGCATGGAACGTCGTTTTGCCTCAAAAAATTGAATTATTCGATAGCCATTTTCATATCATCGATACTCGCTATCCATTGATACGCAACAATGGTTATTTGCCCGAAGAATTTACCCATCAAGACTACAGAAAAAGGCTATCAACATTTGATCTTGCAGGCGGGGCTATCATTTCTGGCTCATTTCACGGCTTTGATCAAAGCCATCTTTTAGCCGCTTTAAAATCACTTGGCCCCAAGTATGTTGGAGTCACTCAACTGCCAAACAACATATCGGATGACAAAATCATTGAGCTCAACTCGGCTGGGGTACGAGCCTTAAGATTCAACCTATACCGTGGAGGGCCCAAAAGAATTACTCATATAGTCTCAATGGCAAAAAGAGTTCATGAACTTGCAAACTGGCATGTCGAATTGTATTTAGACTCCGCACATCTTGAGGAGCTATCCAGTGCATTACTGCCATTACCTGCTGTCTGCATCGACCACCTAGGGATGAAAAAAGAAGGTTTTCACCACCTTCTTAAACTTGTAGAACGAGGCCACAAGGTGAAAGCCACTGGCTTTGGTCGAATAGACTTCGATCCGTCCGAAGCAATCAAGTTACTCCATCAAACCAATCCAGATTCACTACTATTTGGCACTGACTTACCATCAACAAGAGCGTCGATACCCTTTCAGCTCAGCGATATCCACATCATTCTTGAGTCTCTTGGCGGTGAAGCTGCAAAAAAAGTTTTAAAAGAGAATGCAATTGAGTTTTACAAAATAAAATCTAGCTTCTAA